One window of Triticum dicoccoides isolate Atlit2015 ecotype Zavitan chromosome 5A, WEW_v2.0, whole genome shotgun sequence genomic DNA carries:
- the LOC119302922 gene encoding transcription termination factor MTERF2, chloroplastic-like, with protein MAMATFAATPALLSPSPPYTPAPPLRGRPPRPPLRLGLRLPRRRPVTTTTPAAAHAASSLSSARGDPREAEAAVAELLRDHGASPEDAAAIAARAPGYAAMLADGVRELDELGLWASWSAGAGARAGAEMGALGFGRKVYFMGRSRRDGAVVPLVESLGVRLSSAKLIAPYVAAEGLPVLIRRVKFLKEMLFSSSGYETLIGRNAKRMMAHLSIPADEALQSTLSFFEKMEARHGGLSMLAHGDVSFPYLIESFPVLLLCSEDKHLKALIDFLEHIGVPKPRIPSVLLAFPPIILSDVEKDIKPRIHAWEKAGIEQEYIGRMLLKYPWILSASVIENYKQALLFFNRRKISSTFLGIAVKSWPHILGCSTTRMNSILVLFDDLGISKKMLVPVLTSSPQLLLRKPNEFLQVVSFFKDMGFDKITVAKIVCRSPEIFASDVENTLKKKINFLIDFGISERHLPRIIKKYPELLLLDINRTLLPRMNYFLGMGLSKKDVCSMISRFSPLLGYSIEHVLKPKIDFLLQTMKKPLTAVVEYPRYFSYSLEGRIKPRFWIIKSRNIDCSLTDMLAKNNELFAEEYLGIET; from the exons ATGGCCATGGCCACCTTCGCTGCCACTCCCGCGctcctctctccctcacccccCTACACCCCGGCCCCTCCACTCCGCGGGCGCCCGCCCCGCCCGCCTCTCCGTCTCGGCCTCCggctcccgcgccgccgccccgtcacCACCACCACTCCGGCCGCGGCCCACGCCGCGAGCTCCCTCTCCTCCGCCCGCGGCGACCCGCGCGAGGCGGAGGCAGCGGTGGCTGAGCTGCTGCGGGACCACGGCGCGTCGCCGGAGGACGCGGCCGCCATCGCGGCCCGCGCGCCGGGGTACGCCGCCATGCTGGCCGACGGCGTCAGGGAGCTCGACGAGCTCGGGCTCTGGGCGTCCTGGAGCGCCggggcgggcgcgcgcgccggcgccgAGATGGGCGCGCTCGGGTTCGGCAGGAAGGTGTACTTCATGGGGCGGAGCCGGCGCGACGGCGCCGTCGTTCCCCTCGTCGAGAGCCTCGGCGTGCGCCTCTCCTCCGCGAAGCTCATCGCGCCCTACGTCGCCGCCGAGGGCCTCCCCGTGCTCATCCGCAGG GTTAAGTTCTTGAAGGAAATGCTGTTTTCAAGCAGTGGCTATGAAACTCTAATCGGACGGAATGCTAAGCGCATGATGGCACACTTGTCAATACCCGCAGATGAGGCACTCCAGAGTACGCTGTCATTTTTCGAAAAA ATGGAGGCCAGACATGGTGGTCTGAGCATGTTGGCACATGGGGATGTGTCATTTCCCTATCTCATCGAATCATTTCCAGTGCTTCTTCTCTGCTCAGAGGACAAACATCTTAAGGCATTAATTGATTTCCTTGAACACATTGGAGTTCCCAAGCCGAGGATTCCATCAGTTCTGCTGGCATTTCCTCCTATTATCCTTTCTGATGTCGAAAAGGATATCAAGCCAAGGATTCATGCATGGGAGAAG GCTGGCATAGAACAGGAATATATTGGTCGGATGTTGTTGAAGTATCCATGGATTCTTTCTGCAAGTGTGATAGAAAACTACAAGCAGGCCCTTTTGTTCTTCAACAGAAGAAAG ATTTCCAGTACATTTCTTGGCATTGCTGTCAAAAGTTGGCCTCACATTCTGGGTTGTTCAACAACAAGAATGAACTCAATTCTAGTGCTGTTTGATGATCTGGGCATCAGTAAGAAAATGTTGGTTCCTGTTCTTACATCAAGTCCACAGTTGCTGCTGAGAAAACCTAATGAGTTTTTGCAG GTTGTTTCCTTTTTTAAAGATATGGGTTTTGATAAGATAACAGTGGCAAAGATTGTCTGTCGTTCTCCAGAAATTTTTGCTTCAGATGTGGAGAATACCCTCAAAAAGAAAATCAACTTTCTTATTGACTTTGGTATTTCTGAGCGTCACCTTCCTCGTATCATTAAGAAGTACCCAGAGCTTTTGTTGTTGGACATAAATCGCACACTGCTACCAAG AATGAATTACTTCCTGGGGATGGGCTTGTCTAAGAAAGATGTCTGCTCAATGATCTCTAGATTCTCCCCACTTCTGGGGTACAGTATTGAGCATGTTCTGAAACCAAAGATTGATTTTCTATTGCAAACCATGAAGAAACCACTTACAGCGGTTGTGGAATATCCAAGGTACTTCAGCTATTCTCTTGAGGGCAGGATAAAGCCACGGTTTTGGATAATAAAGAGTAGAAACATAGACTGCAGTCTGACAGACATGCTTGCAAAAAACAATGAACTTTTTGCTGAAGAGTACCTGGGAATAGAAACATGA